From one Coffea eugenioides isolate CCC68of chromosome 11, Ceug_1.0, whole genome shotgun sequence genomic stretch:
- the LOC113752692 gene encoding beta-D-glucosyl crocetin beta-1,6-glucosyltransferase-like, protein MENHATFNVLMLPWLAHGHVSPYLELAKKLTARNFNVYLCSSPATLSSVRSKLTEKFSQSIHLVELHLPKLPELPAEYHTTNGLPPHLMPTLKDAFDMAKPNFCNVLKSLKPDLLIYDLLQPWAPEAASAFNIPAVVFISSSATMTSFGLHFFKNPGTKYPYGNAIFYRDYESVFVENLTRRDRDTYRVINCMERSSKIILIKGFNEIEGKYFDYFSCLTGKKVVPVGPLVQDPVLDDEDCEIMQWLNKKEKVSTVFVSFGSEYFLSKKDMEEIAHGLELSNVDFIWVVRFPKGENIVIEETLPKGFFERVGERGLVVNGWAPQAKILTHPNVGGFVSHCGWNSVMESMKFGLPIIAMPMHLDQPINARLIEEVGAGVEVLRDSKGKLHRERMAETINKVMKEASGESVRKKARELQEKMDLKGDEEIDDVVKELVQLCATKNKRNGLHYY, encoded by the coding sequence ATGGAAAATCATGCAACTTTCAACGTTCTCATGCTCCCATGGCTGGCTCATGGACATGTCTCTCCTTACTTGGAACTAGCCAAAAAACTCACCGCCAGAAACTTCAATGTTTACCTGTGCTCTTCCCCGGCGACCCTCAGTTCTGTGAGatcaaaattgactgaaaagTTTTCTCAGTCAATTCATCTTGTTGAACTCCATCTTCCCAAGTTGCCAGAACTTCCTGCTGAGTATCATACCACCAACGGCCTCCCACCCCATCTGATGCCCACCCTCAAGGATGCATTTGACATGGCTAAACCAAACTTCTGCAACGTGTTGAAAAGTTTGAAGCCTGACTTGCTTATTTACGATCTCCTTCAGCCATGGGCTCCAGAGGCTGCCTCAGCATTTAATATCCCGGCTGTCGTGTTTATCAGCAGTAGCGCCACCATGACTTCTTTTGGGCTGCACTTCTTCAAGAATCCAGGTACGAAGTACCCTTATGGTAATGCAATCTTTTATCGCGATTATGAATCCGTTTTTGTTGAGAACTTGACAAGGCGTGATCGCGATACATATCGCGTTATTAATTGCATGGAGCGATCTTCTAAAATTATTCTGATCAAGGGTTTTAATGAGATTGAAGGGaaatattttgattatttttcttGCTTAACTGGCAAGAAAGTTGTCCCCGTTGGCCCTCTTGTCCAGGATCCTGTGCTAGACGATGAAGATTGTGAAATTATGCAATGgctaaacaaaaaagaaaaggtttcaaccgtttttgtttcttttgggaGTGAGTATTTTCTTTCAAAGAAAGATATGGAAGAGATTGCCCACGGTTTAGAGCTTAGCAATGTAGATTTTATATGGGTTGTGAGGTTTCCTAAAGGAGAAAATATTGTGATTGAAGAAACTTTGCCAAAAGGATTTTTCGAGAGGGTTGGGGAGAGGGGACTTGTTGTCAATGGATGGGCTCCACAAGCAAAAATTTTGACCCATCCCAACGTTGGTGGCTTTGTGAGTCATTGTGGCTGGAATTCTGTGATGGAGAGCATGAAATTTGGCTTGCCAATCATAGCCATGCCTATGCACCTTGACCAACCTATTAATGCTCGATTGATTGAAGAAGTCGGCGCTGGGGTGGAGGTTTTGAGAGACTCAAAGGGAAAACTTCACAGGGAAAGAATGGCAGAAACAATTAACAAAGTCATGAAGGAGGCAAGTGGAGAATCCGTGAGGAAAAAGGCGAGAGAATTGCAAGAGAAAATGGATTTGAAAGGAGACGAAGAGATCGATGATGTTGTGAAGGAGTTGGTTCAACTTTGTGCAACAAAGAATAAGAGAAATGGTTTGCACTACTATTAG